A genomic window from Triticum urartu cultivar G1812 chromosome 7, Tu2.1, whole genome shotgun sequence includes:
- the LOC125521578 gene encoding putative cyclin-dependent kinase F-2: protein MAASAGKKEAAWPATMARYERLEKLGAGINGEVFKAWDTQDNLIVAVKRLSGSGDDGFIISGLPEVMREAMCLGSCRGIPSIVQHRRTYADACQGEASDSFIVMDYVGRLNLRGYMQRRVRRRRPFSEDEVRRIMKQLVEGVKAVHGVGVLHLDIKPENVLLDDGTEDRKQKPKKGAVEADVGGEVKDDRIVYKIGDFGMSTKGRGKKQPEVTILTPYSAPDLLLHSRDYDDRVDTWGLGCIMADLLSGTGASTFDGESDIEIMAKVFGIVGTFGIKEWSGYSGLAADRKSKLPGDGGISRLRHKFPRRKLSSAGFEVLSGLLESNPEKRLTAADALKKPWFGKQRRGFAGFFKSCMVGVLPEI, encoded by the coding sequence ATGGCAGCTTCCGCCGGAAAGAAAGAGGCCGCCTGGCCTGCCACCATGGCGCGGTACGAGCGGCTGGAGAAGCTGGGTGCGGGCATCAACGGCGAAGTGTTCAAGGCGTGGGACACCCAGGACAACCTGATCGTCGCCGTCAAGCGGCTCAGCGGGAGCGGTGACGACGGCTTCATTATTTCCGGCCTACCGGAGGTCATGCGGGAGGCCATGTGCCTGGGCTCGTGCCGCGGCATCCCCTCGATCGTGCAGCACCGCCGGACCTACGCTGACGCATGCCAAGGCGAGGCCAGCGATTCCTTCATCGTGATGGACTACGTGGGGCGCCTCAACCTACGTGGCTACATGCAGCGCCGGGTCCGTCGTCGGCGGCCATTCTCCGAGGACGAGGTGCGCCGGATCATGAAGCAGCTCGTGGAGGGGGTGAAGGCCGTGCACGGCGTGGGCGTCCTGCACCTCGACATCAAGCCGGAGAACGTGCTCCTGGACGACGGCACCGAGGACAGGAAGCAGAAGCCCAAGAAGGGGGCCGTTGAAGCCGATGTTGGCGGCGAGGTCAAGGACGACCGCATAGTCTACAAGATCGGCGATTTCGGGATGTCCACGAAAGGGCGGGGCAAGAAGCAGCCGGAGGTGACTATTCTGACGCCGTACAGCGCGCCGGACCTCCTCCTGCACTCGCGCGACTACGACGATCGCGTGGACACGTGGGGGCTCGGATGCATAATGGCCGACCTCCTCTCGGGCACCGGCGCCTCCACGTTCGACGGCGAGTCGGACATAGAGATCATGGCTAAAGTGTTTGGCATCGTCGGCACGTTCGGAATCAAGGAGTGGTCTGGATACTCGGGGCTGGCGGCAGACCGGAAGTCGAAGCTGCCGGGCGACGGAGGCATTAGCCGCCTTCGGCACAAGTTTCCCCGTCGCAAGTTGTCGTCGGCCGGGTTCGAGGTGCTCAGCGGGCTGCTGGAGAGCAACCCGGAGAAGCGGCTTACCGCAGCGGACGCGCTCAAGAAGCCTTGGTTCGGCAAACAACGACGTGGCTTTGCCGGTTTCTTCAAGTCGTGCATGGTTGGAGTCCTACCGGAGATTTAG